From Onychostoma macrolepis isolate SWU-2019 chromosome 05, ASM1243209v1, whole genome shotgun sequence, one genomic window encodes:
- the lhfpl2b gene encoding LHFPL tetraspan subfamily member 2b, giving the protein MCHVIVTCRSMLWTLMSIVVAFAELVAFMSAEWLVGYPDGSEFNFTITASHRGDQRTLGIYNRCIKVAQQKVVQCGAYATDFMEIASGFWQATVIFLVIGIFLLSLVAILSVFSMCFQSILKKSIFNVCGLLQGIAGLFLILGLMLYPAGWGSRKVVDYCGPDASPYKVGLCSLGWAFYTAIGGTVLTFICAMFSAQAEIATSSDKVQDEIEEGRSLICVL; this is encoded by the exons ATGTGTCACGTCATAGTCACATGCCGCTCTATGTTATGGACCTTGATGAGCATTGTGGTGGCATTTGCTGAGCTGGTGGCATTTATGAGCGCCGAATGGCTAGTGGGATATCCAGATGGATCTGAGTTCAACTTCACCATCACCGCTTCACACCGCGGCGACCAGCGCACCCTGGGTATTTATAACCGCTGCATCAAGGTGGCACAGCAGAAGGTTGTCCAGTGTGGGGCCTACGCCACAGACTTCATGGAAATAGCCAGTGGCTTCTGGCAGGCCACTGTTATATTTCTAGTCATCGGAATCTTTCTCCTGTCCCTAGTGGCCATCCTTTCGGTTTTCAGCATGTGCTTCCAGAGTATCTTGAAGAAGAGCATATTCAATGTGTGTGGCCTGCTTCAGGGAATAGCAG GTCTATTCCTCATCCTCGGTCTGATGCTCTATCCTGCAGGCTGGGGCTCTAGGAAGGTGGTTGACTACTGTGGTCCGGATGCTTCCCCTTATAAAGTGGGCCTGTGTTCTCTGGGCTGGGCTTTCTACACAGCCATAGGAGGCACTGTTCTTACTTTCATCTGTGCCATGTTTTCAGCCCAGGCTGAGATCGCCACCTCCAGCGATAAGGTGCAGGATGAGATTGAAGAGGGACGGAGTCTCATTTGTGTGCTGTGA